CGAACAGGACGAAGCCGGCCAGGATCGGCCACTGCAACACGCTCCAGACCGCCGCGAAGACCGGCCCGAGCCCCACCAGGGAGGCGAGGCCTCCCCCGAAGGAGGCGCCAAAGACCAGGATAAAGAGCGCGGCGATCAGGAGGGTCGCCACCGCCAGCGAGATCAGGATGGAGGTCCCATAGACCTTCCAAAACGGCCGGTTCTCCTCGACCTCGTACATAACGTTCATCGCCTCCATAACCGAGCGCATCGCCCCGGAGACGCCCCAGAGCGCCAGGAGAATTGAGATCACCGCGCCCGCCGTGAACGCGCCCTCGGCCTGGCTCCGGGTTATGGAGAGCAGCTGGCTCTCCACGAACCGTAGTGCGGAGTCGGGCATCACCCGCGAGAGGTTCTCCAGCAGCGTCCGCACCAGGTCCGTGGCATCGAAGATCCCCAGCAGCGAGAGCAGCAGCGTGAAGAACGGGAAGATCGCGAAGAACGCCTTGTAGGTCAGGTTCCCGGCGTACGCCGAGACGTGATCCTCCTTCATCTCCTTGAGGGTCAGCTTCAGGAGGTCGACCATGCCCAGGTCCCGGGTCATCGGTACCCGGGGACGGTTCCCGGCCCGCTCGGCGCTTCTCAACAACTTCCTTCCCGGTATCCGCATCTCTCTCTTCGCTCCCTCCTCTTCCGTTGGCGGGGCATTCTTACCCGCAAGTGGCGGCGGCGAAGCCTCGGGGTGCCTTGTAACCTACATACTCTGTTATATAATCGGGGTTGCTGTAGCGGAGCAAGGGGTCTCTCCGGACCCGTTGCTTTTTTTAACGTTTGAAGAAGGTGGTAGTTACGGCGACCAGGCTGGACAGGCTGAGCGAGGCTGTGGAGCGGGTGCTCCCGGAAGGGACCGAGCTGATCGAGGCCCGGTTCTCTCGGGGGCCGCTGCTGACGCTGCTCGTGGACCGCGAAGGAGGTCCCGTGGACCACGAGTTCTGCGCGCGCATCATCTCCGTGGTGGCTCCGGCGCTGGAGGAGGAGGGTTATGGCGGCATGATCGAGGTCTCCTCGCCGGGCATCGAGCGGCCGCTGACCCGGCCCTCCCACTTCCGGCGCTTCGTGGGCCACCAGGTGCGGGTGCGGGTCGGCGAGCCCGTGGACGGCCGCCGGAACTTCACCGGCGTCATAGAGCGGGTCGCCGAGGCGAGCTTCGTTCTGAGGCTGCCCGAGGATGGCGAGGAGGTGGAGCTGCCGTTCAGTTCCGTGACCCGGGCCCACCTCAAGGAGGATCTGGACAAGTGAATACTGCGCTGCTTTCGGCACTGCACGAGATCGAGACCGAGAAGGGCATCCCCTTCGAGACCGTGAAGCGGGTCCTCGAGGAGTCCCTGCTCGCCGCCTACAGGGAGCGCGAGGGGGCCGTGGAGGGTGCCGAGGTCGTCCTGGACCGGGAGACCGGGGATCTGCGGGTGATGAAGGACGGCGAGGACATCACCCCGGAGGACTTCGACTTCACCCGGATAGCCGCCTCCCTGATGCGCCAGAACTTCATGCAGCGCCTCAACGAGGTGCACAACCAGCAGCTGGTCAAGGAGTACGGCGAGCGGATCGGGGACGTGGTCACCGGGATCGTCCAGCAGGCGCACCGGCGGATGACGATCATAGACCTGGGCCGGGTGGAGGCGCTGTTGCCGGCTGGTGAGCAGGTTCCGGGCGAGCGCTACGAGAACGGCCAGCGCCTGAAGGTCTACCTCCTGGACATAAAGGAGGCCGGCAGGGGGCCGAGCATCATCGTCAGCCGCCGGCACGAGGGGCTGCTACGGGGCCTTTTCGAGCTGGAGGTGCCCGAGATCTACGACGGCCTGGTGGAGATAAAGGCCGTCGCCCGGGAGGCCGGGCTGCGCTCGAAGGTCGCGGTGTGGTCCAACGAGCCGGGGATAGACCCGGTCGGGGCCTGCGTGGGGCCGCGGGGCAGTAGGGTGCGGGCCGTGGTCTCCGAGCTCAGGAACGAGAAGATAGACATCATCCAGTGGGACCCCGACCCGGCGCGCTTTATAGCCAAGGCGCTCTCGCCGGCGCGCGTGCGCGAGGTCTACCTGGACGAGGAGGAGAAGCAGGCCGAGGTGATCGTACCGGACGACCAGCTCTCGCTGGCCATCGGCCGCGAGGGCCAGAACGCCCGCCTCGCCGTGAAGCTGACCGACTGGAAGATAGACATCAAGCCCGAGAGCCAGGCCGTCGAGTACGAGGAAGAGGACGAGTGGGAGCCAGACGAGGGCTCGAGCATGCACCGCTGCCGGGCGGTCCTCTCCAACGGGAAGCGGTGTGCCAACATGGCGCTGCCCGGCTCCCTCTTCTGCGGCATACCGTCGCACCAGGCCCAGGCCGAGGAGTTCGAGGGCCTGACCGAGGGCTCGCAGGAGGAGGAGGTGGCGGATGAGTAAGCGCGTCTACGAGATCGCCAAGGAGCTCGACCTGGACACCAAGGAGGTCATAGGCCGCTTGAACGCCGCAGGGATCGAGGTGAAGAACCACTTCGCCTCGGTCGAGGACCCGGACTACGAGCGGGTCTTCGGCGGGGGCAACGGCCGTTCGGGGGCCGAGGAGGGGCCCCGGAAGGGAGGCAAGGGCCGCCAGAAGAAGCGGCGCCGGGTGGTCATAGACGCGAGCGCCACAAACCGCGGGCCCCGCGGCGGATCCGCGACTCCCCGTCCGCCCCGGGAGCGGGTCCGGGAGGAGGCGCCCGCGGGCCGGGAGCCGGAGGCCGCGGAGGGTCCCGTACGGGTCGAGCCCGGGGCCACGGTACGGGATCTCGGCGAGGCGCTCGGGGTTCCGCCCACGAGGATCATCCAGATCCTGATGGGGCTCGGGGAGATGAAGACGGTCACCCAGACGCTCTCCACCGAGGAGATAGAGCTCGTGGCCGAGGAGCTCGGCCGCAAGGTGGAGGTAGGGACTCTGGAGGAGCCCGCCCCGGAGGAGGTGGCCCCTGAGGACTCCCCGGAAGACCTCGTGGAGAAGCCCCCGGTCATCACCGTGATGGGGCACGTGGACCACGGCAAGACCTCTCTGCTGGACAGGATCCGGCGTACCAACGTGGTCTCCGGGGAGGCCGGCGGGATCACGCAGCACATCGGCGCCTACCAGGTGGAGCAGGACGGGCGCAGGATAACCTTCATCGACACCCCGGGACACGAGGCGTTTACCGAGATGCGGGCCCGCGGGGCGCGGGTGACGGACATCGTCGTGCTGGTGGTCGCCGCCGACGACGGGGTGATGCCGCAGACCGAGGAGGCGATCGAGCACGCCCGGGCGGCCGGGGTGCCGATCGTGGTGGCCATAAACAAGATCGACGTGCCCAACGCCAACCCGGACCGGGTGATGGGCGAGCTGGCGGAGCGCGGCCTGACGCCCGAGCAGTGGGGCGGCGAGACGGTGACGGTTCCGGTTTCGGCGAAGACGGGCGAGGGGATCGACGATCTTCTGGAGAACATCCTGGTCGTGGCCGAGCTGGAGGAGCTGCGGGCCAACCCGAAGGCTCCCGCGAGCGGCTACGTGATCGAGAGCCGGCTGGACCCGGGCCGCGGGCCGGTGGCGACGCTGCTCTTGAACCGTGGCACCCTGCACAGGGGGGACGTGGTCCTCGCCGGGACCGCCTACGGGCGGGTGCGGGCGATGTTCGACCACAACGGCCAGCGGATAAAGGAGGCCGGGCCGGGCACGCCGGTGGAGATCCTGGGGCTCTCCGGGGTCCCGGAGGCGGGCACCCGCTTCGAGGTCGCGGAGAACGAACGAACCGCCCGCTCCCGGGCGCAGCAGGCCGAGGAGCGGCTGCGGCGCCAGGAGCTGGCCCAGAGCGGCCCCCGCAGGACCACGCTGGAGGAGCTGCTCGGCGAGGGCGGCGCCCAGGAGCTCAACCTGGTGGTCAAGGCCGACGTGGCCGGGTCGGTGGAGGCGCTCAAGGAAGCGCTGGCCAAGCTCTCCACCGACGAGGTGCGGGTCAACGTGGTCCGCAGCGGTGTCGGGGCGGTCACCGACTCGGACATCATGCTGGCCTCCGCCAGCGGCGGGATCGTCATCGGCTTCAACGTCCGGCCGACCAACACCGCCAAGCAGGTGGCCGAGCGGGAGGGCGTGGAGATCCGGACCTACGACGTGATCTACAAGGTCATCGAGGAGATCGAGGCCGCCATGAAGGGGATGCTGGCCCCGGAGACGGCCGAGCAGGAGACGGCCACCGCCGAGGTCCGGGCGACCTTCCGGGTGCCGAACGTGGGCACTGTGGCCGGCTGCTACGTGACCTCCGGCGAGATCCGGCGCAACAACCGGGTCCGGGTGGTGCGCGACGGCACGGTGGTCTACGACGGCCAGATAGCCTCCCTGAAGCGCTTCAAGGACGACGTGCGCACGGTGCGCGAGGGCTTCGAGTGCGGCGTGGGCATCGAGAACTTCAACGACGTCAAGGAGGGCGACGTCCTGGAGTTCTACGAGGTCGTCGAGGTCCCGCGCTAGAGAACCTTCGTTTTAATATAAGGGCGGGAGAGTTTGTTCTGCGCCATACGCCTGGAGCTGGAGCTGCCCTATGCCTCCAGCCTGAAGGACAAGCGCCAGACCCTGCGTTCCCTCAAGGACCGGCTCCGGCGACGCAACGTCTCGGTCGTGGAGTGCGACAACCACGACTTCTGGCAGCGGGCGACCCTGGAGCTGGCGGTCGCCGCCGTCTCCCGGGGCGCCGCCGAGGAGAAGCGGGAGGAGGTGCGCCGGATGCTGCTGAACTACGAGGATCTGGCGATCCTGGAGTGGTGCGAGGAGTTCGTGAAGCTGTGAACGACGCCCGGACGCGTAAAATAGAGGCCCGGCTGAAGGAGATCGTGGGGGACGAGGTCGCGTCCCTCTCGGACCCGCGCCTGAAGGGGCTCGTGACGGTGACGGGCGTGCGGGTGAGCCCGAACCTCTCCCATGCCACGGTCTTCTACAGCCTGCTCGCCGGGGGCGACCCGGAGGAGGCCCGCGAGGGCCTGCAGAGCGCCGCCGGGCGGATACAGGCCGCAGTTGGCGCCCAGACGCGACTGAAGCGGACGCCCCGGCTGCGCTTCGAGCCGGACCCCGCGGTGGAGCGGGCGACGAGGATACAGCGAGCTCTGAGGGAGGTTTCGGGAGAGGATGGAGGCGGACACCCTGCGCGGTAACACGGTGGGTGAGGTGGCGCGGTTTCTGCGCACGCTGGAGCGGGCCGCGGTGACGACCCACGTGGGCGCCGACGGGGACGCGATCGGGGCGTCGGCCGCCCTGGTGCACCTGCTGCGCGCCCTGGGGGTGGAGGCGGTCTTCTGCCACCGCGAGGAGGTTCCGAACTACCTCCGCTGGCTGATCCCGGACGCCCTGAAGGAGCTCCCCGAGGGCTACGACCTGCTGGTGGTGGACACCTCCCGGGCGGACCGCGCCGGGGTCCCGATCCCGGCCTCCGGCGCCCGGCTGAACCTGGACCACCACGAGGACAATCCTCTGTACGCCGAGTACAACCTGGTGGACCCCCGCGCCGCGGCGAGCGCGGAGATCGTGGCCCGCCTCTTCCGGGAGCTGGGGATCCCCTTCGACCGGGAGGCGGCCGAGGCGATCTACACCGGCGTCCGTACGGACACCGGCGGCTTCCGGTTCCGCAACATCTCGCCGGAGGCCCACGAGCTGGTGGCGGACCTGCTGCGCGCCGGCGTGGTCCCCGCCGAGGTGGACGACAGGATAAACCGCACCGGTACGATCGAGCAGCTGAACATCGTGGGCACCTCGATGGCCAAGGCCCGCCGCTACGGGGCGGTGATCGTCGCGACGGTGGACAACGAGGACTACGCCCGAACGGGCGCCACCGAGCTGGACTCGAAGGAGGCGATCGACTGCCTCCGCACGGTGGCGGGGGTGGACGTGGTGGCCCACCTCCGCGAGGTCCCGGAGGGGACGAAGGGCTCGCTGCGCTCGGAGACGGTGGACGTCGGCGAGATAGCCCGCCTGTTCGGCGGCGGGGGACACCGCCTGGCCGCGGGCTTCACGATGCGGGGGCTCCGCCCGCACGAGGCGGAGCGGAAGCTGCTGGAGG
The Rubrobacter xylanophilus genome window above contains:
- the rbfA gene encoding 30S ribosome-binding factor RbfA; this encodes MNDARTRKIEARLKEIVGDEVASLSDPRLKGLVTVTGVRVSPNLSHATVFYSLLAGGDPEEAREGLQSAAGRIQAAVGAQTRLKRTPRLRFEPDPAVERATRIQRALREVSGEDGGGHPAR
- a CDS encoding YihY/virulence factor BrkB family protein: MRSAERAGNRPRVPMTRDLGMVDLLKLTLKEMKEDHVSAYAGNLTYKAFFAIFPFFTLLLSLLGIFDATDLVRTLLENLSRVMPDSALRFVESQLLSITRSQAEGAFTAGAVISILLALWGVSGAMRSVMEAMNVMYEVEENRPFWKVYGTSILISLAVATLLIAALFILVFGASFGGGLASLVGLGPVFAAVWSVLQWPILAGFVLFAFALVYYFAPAVEQRWRWISAGSLVAFVFWLLFSLAFSLYVANFGSYNATYGSLAGIIIFLLYVYYSSFIVLLGAELNQVIEWHIPGGKDEGERAPEDAS
- a CDS encoding DHH family phosphoesterase, producing MEADTLRGNTVGEVARFLRTLERAAVTTHVGADGDAIGASAALVHLLRALGVEAVFCHREEVPNYLRWLIPDALKELPEGYDLLVVDTSRADRAGVPIPASGARLNLDHHEDNPLYAEYNLVDPRAAASAEIVARLFRELGIPFDREAAEAIYTGVRTDTGGFRFRNISPEAHELVADLLRAGVVPAEVDDRINRTGTIEQLNIVGTSMAKARRYGAVIVATVDNEDYARTGATELDSKEAIDCLRTVAGVDVVAHLREVPEGTKGSLRSETVDVGEIARLFGGGGHRLAAGFTMRGLRPHEAERKLLEALRGRVDLGEER
- a CDS encoding DUF503 domain-containing protein — protein: MFCAIRLELELPYASSLKDKRQTLRSLKDRLRRRNVSVVECDNHDFWQRATLELAVAAVSRGAAEEKREEVRRMLLNYEDLAILEWCEEFVKL
- the infB gene encoding translation initiation factor IF-2 → MSKRVYEIAKELDLDTKEVIGRLNAAGIEVKNHFASVEDPDYERVFGGGNGRSGAEEGPRKGGKGRQKKRRRVVIDASATNRGPRGGSATPRPPRERVREEAPAGREPEAAEGPVRVEPGATVRDLGEALGVPPTRIIQILMGLGEMKTVTQTLSTEEIELVAEELGRKVEVGTLEEPAPEEVAPEDSPEDLVEKPPVITVMGHVDHGKTSLLDRIRRTNVVSGEAGGITQHIGAYQVEQDGRRITFIDTPGHEAFTEMRARGARVTDIVVLVVAADDGVMPQTEEAIEHARAAGVPIVVAINKIDVPNANPDRVMGELAERGLTPEQWGGETVTVPVSAKTGEGIDDLLENILVVAELEELRANPKAPASGYVIESRLDPGRGPVATLLLNRGTLHRGDVVLAGTAYGRVRAMFDHNGQRIKEAGPGTPVEILGLSGVPEAGTRFEVAENERTARSRAQQAEERLRRQELAQSGPRRTTLEELLGEGGAQELNLVVKADVAGSVEALKEALAKLSTDEVRVNVVRSGVGAVTDSDIMLASASGGIVIGFNVRPTNTAKQVAEREGVEIRTYDVIYKVIEEIEAAMKGMLAPETAEQETATAEVRATFRVPNVGTVAGCYVTSGEIRRNNRVRVVRDGTVVYDGQIASLKRFKDDVRTVREGFECGVGIENFNDVKEGDVLEFYEVVEVPR
- the rimP gene encoding ribosome maturation factor RimP, which codes for MVVTATRLDRLSEAVERVLPEGTELIEARFSRGPLLTLLVDREGGPVDHEFCARIISVVAPALEEEGYGGMIEVSSPGIERPLTRPSHFRRFVGHQVRVRVGEPVDGRRNFTGVIERVAEASFVLRLPEDGEEVELPFSSVTRAHLKEDLDK
- the nusA gene encoding transcription termination factor NusA, with protein sequence MNTALLSALHEIETEKGIPFETVKRVLEESLLAAYREREGAVEGAEVVLDRETGDLRVMKDGEDITPEDFDFTRIAASLMRQNFMQRLNEVHNQQLVKEYGERIGDVVTGIVQQAHRRMTIIDLGRVEALLPAGEQVPGERYENGQRLKVYLLDIKEAGRGPSIIVSRRHEGLLRGLFELEVPEIYDGLVEIKAVAREAGLRSKVAVWSNEPGIDPVGACVGPRGSRVRAVVSELRNEKIDIIQWDPDPARFIAKALSPARVREVYLDEEEKQAEVIVPDDQLSLAIGREGQNARLAVKLTDWKIDIKPESQAVEYEEEDEWEPDEGSSMHRCRAVLSNGKRCANMALPGSLFCGIPSHQAQAEEFEGLTEGSQEEEVADE